One stretch of Eupeodes corollae chromosome 2, idEupCoro1.1, whole genome shotgun sequence DNA includes these proteins:
- the LOC129948051 gene encoding uncharacterized protein LOC129948051 yields MKFVALSVFVIAVFAINNVQGFYQEYCACPAQIVEKPVYVNCPPQTGGGSGGVIGGGNNYPQDNCYHPPCDPTNSFPVCGAVNNNCKMFPCLNALYNEKCAQKMNIENVNMMYCSGKSVGGTYTPCKLS; encoded by the exons atgaaattcgttGCTCTTTCCGTTTTTGTAATTG cTGTATTTGCCATTAATAACGTCCAAGGATTTTATCAAGAATATTGTGCTTGTCCAGCACAAATAGTTGAAAAGCCCGTTTATGTTAACTGTCCACCACAAACCGGGGGTGGAAGTGGCGGTGTTATCGGTGGAGGAAATAACTACCCACAAGACAATTGTTATCACCCACCCTGCGACCCGACCAATAGTTTTCCCGTTTGTGGAGCAGTGAATAACAATTGTAAAATGTTCCCATGTTTGAATGCCCTCTACAATGAAAAATGTGCTCAGAAGATGA atATCGAAAATGTTAACATGATGTACTGTAGTGGAAAGTCTGTGGGTGGAACCTACACGCCTTgtaaattatcttaa